DNA from Methanolacinia paynteri:
AGGATCGAAAAACTGGAAAAGCTCGGTCTCGCCGAGAAGAAAGGTTCGGGTTCACATACATATTATACAATAAAGAAGTAAATGGTCAATCCCTCGCGGAGCATGCCCGGCCGGTATAAAAAAAGAGAATAAAGTTCCTGTTGATCTGTTCGAGAGAAACTTTCTGCTCTTTTTTCAGCTCCACAAGATCCGTTATATCCGAATAGATCGCAGCAAATGTCCCTTTCTTAGGGCTGTAGATATATATGCTGTGATACTGTTTCAGGGCGGGATTATAATCGACGAAACTGTCGTCTCCCCCGTTGAGTGCAATATTGCCGAATCTCTCAATAATGGTTTTTCTCCCCCCGGGAAAATATTCAAGATATCTTTTTCCAATGATCTCCGAAGATTTGATCCCGGTCATCTTCTCGAATGCCGGATTTACCCTTAGATACCTGAAATCAGAAGGATTACCGTTTTCATCGGTGATTACCTCATGATATGCGAATGCATTCGTCATCGTTTTGAAGAGCTCCAGGTACTGCCTCTCACTCTCCTTAAGTGCGTCTTCGGTCTTTTTCTTCTCCGTAATATCAAGAATGGATTCGACCGCACCCTTAATCTTCCCGGAGCTGTCGAAGACGGGGTAGCCTGAAATCTCGACCCACCTGCCGCTCGATTTCTGCTTCTCCTCGGTAATGGAGGTTCCGGATTTTATGACTTTTTTTATTGTGCACTCGTCGCAGAAATCTTCTCCCAGGCCCCAGAAAGAATAGCATTTTTTTCCGATCAGGTCTTCGAGCTTTTTCCCGGGGGCTGCGACGGGCTTGTCGTTTATCCACCTGACCGACAGGTCGGTATCGTAGTATATGACATTTTCGTGAACTGCATTTATTATCGCGGTTTTCTCATTCTCGTAGTCCGCCAGGACGGCATTTTCATTCTTTTCTTCCGGAACCGGGCGGGAGTAGATACCGATTACCGACATGCCATTATAACTGATGAATCCGGCTTCCGATTGGACATCGTAAAAAGTATTATCGGCTCTTTTGTGCCTCGCCTCGTAGATTATTGTTCCAGGTGAATCTTTCAGCCCGGATTTAAGGTCATCAAAAGACAGGGAGCCGTCTTTCGCCTCCTCGATTTCGCCCAGATTTCTGCCTGGAAGATCTCCGGGTTTGTATCCAAGCTTTGAGCAGGCCGTATTATTGGCAAATATTATTTTTCCAGAATCATCGACCCAATATAATTCATCCGGGGAGTAAAGAAGCGATGAACATACAAGGCCGGGCAGATCTGATTCGGCCCGTTCCGGGTGTTTTTCTTTTATATATTCGAGAACCGGATCAAACGGTTCCGGGTATTCACCTTTATGATTTTTATCGTATTTTCCGGGATAGGGGTCTGACATTTTTTCCCATTAAGACTTTACAGCGATATATAATATATGAACTGACGGTCCTGCCTGCCGAAATTAGGTCATATATAATATTCCTGATCACAAATCCAAAAGTTGTAGTCTAAACGCAATGAACTGAATGAAATCGGTCAGATCAACTCTTTTTCGCGGATGACTTTTTCAACCGCCCCGAGCCCTCCGTCAAGATATACTGCACCGGCGAGAGCTTCGCATAACTCGGCCATGACCCTCCCGGACGTCCAGATATGCCCGGCCTCCTCACCCTTTCCCCAGTGCACATACCTGAAAAGCTCGATACTCTCCGCGGCCTTTCGGAGGCGGGTCATGTTTACGATATCCGATTTTGCAACTGAGAGCTCGCCTTTGCTGTACAATCCGGATTTCATCAGGGATTCCAGGACGATCACGTCTATCACGGCATCACCGAGCGTTGCAAGGGCATCCATATGGAATCCTTCGGGCAGACTGTTTTCAAGCGAATATGCAAGTCTGGTCAGGGCACGTGTAAGGAGTTCGTGATTTTTGAACCTGTAGCCGATGATCTCCTCCAGTTCATCGGGGGGACGGGCAAGGCCGTTGTTTTTTGCAGGCTTTCCGTTATCGGCAGTCATATTATCCCCTGTGTCCTGAGCCTGTTTATCGCGGCGCAGAATTCTTCTTTCCTGAAAGACTCCAGGTCTCCTCTTATTCCGGGTGAGATTATGTCGATCCCGAAATCCCGGATATCGGCCAGGACGCGGTCGGCGATCGCGGAAAGGTCCGTTCTTCCGTCCATGTATTTAAGGGAATAATTCAGTGCATAACCTATTGCTCTCAACTGGCTTCTTCCCGAAGCCTGTTCGATCGCCGTCATATCGATTCTTTCGTAACCGAACTCGATCTTCCCTGCCTCCTTTACCGATATCTTTACAGGTCTTTTTCCTTTCGCAGGGTTAATACTTTTTTTGTCGGGAACTCTCGATATGAAAGGATCAAAGATGCCGCCTTCCGCAAAGAATCTCCCACCGGAGTCAGCGGCTGCGATCTCTCTCGCTCTTTCGGTGACATCGAAGGCACGGTACTCTTTCATGCAGACTACGATATCGGCCACGTCGATATAGTCCCCGCACCCGCCGGCAATGATTATCGTGGAGATTCCGTGTTTTTCGTACAGGTCACGGACTTTATCGATGAAGGGCGTGATCGGTTCGTTCTCTTTCGAGATCAGCTTCTGCATCCTCTTGTCGCGTATCATGAAATTGGTGGCGGATGTGTCTTCATCGATCAAGAGCACTTTTGC
Protein-coding regions in this window:
- a CDS encoding PAS domain-containing protein, which produces MSDPYPGKYDKNHKGEYPEPFDPVLEYIKEKHPERAESDLPGLVCSSLLYSPDELYWVDDSGKIIFANNTACSKLGYKPGDLPGRNLGEIEEAKDGSLSFDDLKSGLKDSPGTIIYEARHKRADNTFYDVQSEAGFISYNGMSVIGIYSRPVPEEKNENAVLADYENEKTAIINAVHENVIYYDTDLSVRWINDKPVAAPGKKLEDLIGKKCYSFWGLGEDFCDECTIKKVIKSGTSITEEKQKSSGRWVEISGYPVFDSSGKIKGAVESILDITEKKKTEDALKESERQYLELFKTMTNAFAYHEVITDENGNPSDFRYLRVNPAFEKMTGIKSSEIIGKRYLEYFPGGRKTIIERFGNIALNGGDDSFVDYNPALKQYHSIYIYSPKKGTFAAIYSDITDLVELKKEQKVSLEQINRNFILFFYTGRACSARD
- a CDS encoding ribonuclease III domain-containing protein → MTADNGKPAKNNGLARPPDELEEIIGYRFKNHELLTRALTRLAYSLENSLPEGFHMDALATLGDAVIDVIVLESLMKSGLYSKGELSVAKSDIVNMTRLRKAAESIELFRYVHWGKGEEAGHIWTSGRVMAELCEALAGAVYLDGGLGAVEKVIREKELI